GCGGAGTAAACCATCTGAACGTGGAATCCCAAACCTTCTGTCCGATGGTCGCGCTACCGACTTGGACCTCCCGGACGATTGCAAGTTGATCCGCCGCGCTAAACCGCACGACCACTCGATTCCATAGCAGTCGAATATGGTCCGCCATTCTTGCCCACCCCTGCCAGGAACCGGTCACGGCGCCGATATCTTCAGATGGAGGAGTCGGGTCCATGACCATCCAGCCTGAGTGAGGCAGGTGGACTTCGACCCAGGCATGGGCATCTTGCTGCCTGACCACATAATAATGCCCATACTCATTCCATTCCGTCGCCAGAAACCCCGTTACCAGACGAGCGGGAATGCCCAGTGTCCGCAACATGATCACCATGGCCGTTGCATAGTGCTCGCAATAGCCGGTTTTCCGGTCGAACAAAAACTCCTCCAGGGGGTTGGCTTGCTTGGCAACTGGGATCTCAAGGCTGTAGCGATAATTTCGGGCGAGATGATCCTGAATCGCCATCGCTTGCCCATAAGGAGTTCGCTCGTGCCGAACGACCGTCCTGGCCAAGGCGGCGACACGGTCCGATCGAGCAGGGATCTGAGTAAAATGCCTAAGAAACGCTTCATGATAGACGACCGGCGACGGCTGAAGATCGGCCGGCAAGACGGCGGGGGATCGCGAGACAGCCACATATTCGACGGGCGCGGCGCTGGGAAACGGCAAATAGAACGAGCCGTTCACGTCAACCTGGACCGCCGACAGATTCCCGCTGACGGCCTCCATAAATGGAGCTCCGAACAGAACGGGGGTGTCGAGTGGCTCCAGAAATATCTTCAGTTGAAGAGAATGCCTCTCGGATATTCCTCTTTTTTCTCCCTGACTCTCGTTCAGGACAAAGATTCCCGGCCCTGTTTCACGTACCACCCGTCGCCGGCTCAGTTGATTGACCCACGACCGGCCATCATAATGATCGAACGCAATTCCTCGTAAATACAGCCGTCCCTTTCCATCCGGGGCCCGACCGGGCGGTTCCACCCTCATCACAACGCGGGGGTCCTGCTTGATGGGTCCGATGGAACCCAAATCCACGGCATCAGAAAATCCTGCGGTTCGAATGGTCGCGCCCTGGCCGTTCTGATAGAACCCGGCCTGGAGCCGTGGCAGGGCAAAAAACAGAAGCAACGTGACGCCAAAAACGAAAAGAGCAAGCCCATTGGCCAACCGGAACACCTGAGGGGTCACACGGCCATACGATCCCCTCGTCTCCCGTTGAGAGGCCAAGACGGGAGCGGACGTGTCAGGATCTTCCACCTGCTTCGTTATCCCCAGTAGCAGAAGCGTCCAGACCCCGACAAAGAGATACACAAGAAAGAGGGGAAAGTACCAGAAGTCCGCTCCCAGCGACGCTGCCGCCAACATCACGACCACA
This sequence is a window from Candidatus Nitrospira inopinata. Protein-coding genes within it:
- a CDS encoding transglutaminase family protein: MSLDQAFRLTSILLASVSFIALFLESHLPGWLTFLIGVALILALVRVTESTGDSSPAAWTGLPTAVWNVLVLLGFFGFWVDSLMSGELLPAGVRFLLVLMVIKLFTLRCFRDYLHLHVISVVVMLAAASLGADFWYFPLFLVYLFVGVWTLLLLGITKQVEDPDTSAPVLASQRETRGSYGRVTPQVFRLANGLALFVFGVTLLLFFALPRLQAGFYQNGQGATIRTAGFSDAVDLGSIGPIKQDPRVVMRVEPPGRAPDGKGRLYLRGIAFDHYDGRSWVNQLSRRRVVRETGPGIFVLNESQGEKRGISERHSLQLKIFLEPLDTPVLFGAPFMEAVSGNLSAVQVDVNGSFYLPFPSAAPVEYVAVSRSPAVLPADLQPSPVVYHEAFLRHFTQIPARSDRVAALARTVVRHERTPYGQAMAIQDHLARNYRYSLEIPVAKQANPLEEFLFDRKTGYCEHYATAMVIMLRTLGIPARLVTGFLATEWNEYGHYYVVRQQDAHAWVEVHLPHSGWMVMDPTPPSEDIGAVTGSWQGWARMADHIRLLWNRVVVRFSAADQLAIVREVQVGSATIGQKVWDSTFRWFTPPTSWREKIVGLYDRSTTGILAAGFIAFLAGLSLLLWRGWKQSQHGRFFSKDGSQDDKGAVTKLYMDMILYLSSRGIQKPVSTGPLQFLDTIRTQWTDAFPPAATITELYCRGRFGKATLTSDEYTIAQNTLCQLTSLTREQRVERGLGGKTGAGNGI